One window from the genome of Methylophaga thalassica encodes:
- a CDS encoding helix-turn-helix domain-containing protein, which produces MIRCHLARLMGERKMRISDVMRETGLSRTTVTLLYKETALKVDLEALDKLCSLFNCELNQLLEHIPAKSQTMKD; this is translated from the coding sequence ATGATCCGCTGCCACCTAGCCCGATTAATGGGTGAGAGAAAAATGCGCATTAGCGACGTGATGCGAGAAACCGGCCTAAGCCGTACCACCGTCACGCTACTGTACAAAGAAACTGCGCTTAAGGTGGACTTAGAGGCGCTCGATAAGCTGTGCAGTTTGTTTAACTGCGAGTTAAACCAATTATTGGAACATATTCCGGCCAAAAGCCAGACGATGAAAGATTAA